In Clostridium sp. DL-VIII, the following proteins share a genomic window:
- a CDS encoding MATE family efflux transporter, whose translation MLIRKNILKLAIPIMVEQTFVMLLGVCNTMMAGHIGKEAVSAIGMVDSINNLFIAFFAALSVGATVVVAQEIGQGYTKRANETAKQAIVSGIAVSVTITLLLWILRIPVINFLYGSAEELVKSDAKLYIEFTLLTYPLIALDQIANGILRGTGDTKTPMYISMFMNIVNIILGYTLIYGVDLLHIPPFGIMGAAMAIAIARTIGAIIIIIVLIRGSKNIKIDKIYPFKFNLKIQKDIFNIGIPAGMEQVIFQMGKLLVQVFIVTMGTASIAANAITMSITQIINVPGNALCLAATTLVGQYVGRDDIKGAKSTLFYLAKFATVCLVTVGAIFVPISGWVASFYTSDPEVIRLTSILLTSNSIAVLFWASSFVVSSGLKGAGDTRYTMLTAFIGMWIFRICLGYVLGILLKVGILGIWIAMYTDWFVRGTMYLIRLRGTKWLKHRLI comes from the coding sequence GTGCTTATAAGGAAAAATATATTGAAGCTTGCAATACCAATAATGGTGGAGCAGACTTTTGTTATGCTGCTAGGAGTGTGTAATACCATGATGGCAGGACATATTGGGAAAGAAGCCGTTTCAGCTATTGGAATGGTCGATTCAATAAATAACTTATTTATAGCTTTTTTTGCGGCATTATCAGTTGGAGCAACTGTAGTTGTCGCACAAGAAATTGGACAAGGCTATACTAAAAGGGCTAATGAGACTGCAAAACAGGCTATAGTGTCTGGAATTGCAGTTTCAGTGACTATAACCTTGCTTCTATGGATTTTACGGATTCCGGTGATAAATTTTCTTTATGGATCTGCAGAAGAATTAGTAAAATCAGATGCAAAATTATATATAGAATTTACATTGTTAACTTATCCACTTATAGCACTTGATCAAATTGCTAATGGGATACTTAGAGGAACTGGAGATACTAAAACACCGATGTACATCTCTATGTTTATGAATATAGTGAATATAATTTTAGGATACACATTGATATATGGAGTAGATCTCTTACATATACCTCCATTTGGAATAATGGGAGCTGCTATGGCCATAGCTATTGCTAGGACAATAGGAGCAATAATTATAATAATAGTTCTAATTAGAGGAAGCAAAAATATAAAAATTGATAAAATATATCCGTTTAAATTTAATTTGAAAATACAAAAGGATATATTCAATATAGGAATACCAGCAGGAATGGAACAGGTGATTTTTCAAATGGGCAAGTTACTTGTACAAGTATTTATAGTTACAATGGGAACAGCGTCTATTGCGGCTAATGCTATTACAATGTCCATAACACAAATAATAAATGTTCCAGGAAATGCACTTTGCTTAGCTGCCACAACTTTAGTTGGGCAATATGTTGGACGAGATGATATAAAAGGAGCAAAAAGTACATTATTTTATTTGGCAAAATTCGCAACTGTCTGTCTAGTAACGGTTGGAGCTATATTTGTTCCTATTTCAGGATGGGTAGCGAGTTTCTATACAAGCGATCCAGAGGTAATAAGGCTTACATCAATCCTTCTTACAAGTAATAGCATAGCAGTTTTATTTTGGGCAAGTTCATTTGTAGTTTCATCAGGACTCAAAGGAGCAGGAGATACTAGATATACTATGCTGACCGCATTTATAGGTATGTGGATATTTAGAATATGTTTGGGATATGTTTTAGGAATATTGCTTAAGGTTGGAATTCTTGGAATATGGATTGCAATGTATACCGATTGGTTTGTTCGTGGAACAATGTATTTGATTAGACTTAGGGGAACTAAATGGCTTAAACATAGGCTGATATAG
- a CDS encoding flavodoxin: MKIVYWSGTGNTEKMAQLIGQGITESGKEVEVINVSNVDISALLELLDEEILVLGCPAMGDEVLEEGEFEPFIEEISTKVSGKKVALFGSYGWGDGKWMREFEERMTGYGCTVIDEPLIVQNEPDEMAEECINLGKKIASI; encoded by the coding sequence ATGAAAATAGTATATTGGTCAGGAACAGGAAATACAGAAAAGATGGCTCAATTAATTGGACAAGGAATAACTGAAAGTGGAAAAGAAGTTGAGGTTATAAATGTTTCAAATGTAGATATAAGTGCATTATTAGAATTATTAGATGAAGAGATTCTTGTTTTAGGTTGCCCAGCAATGGGAGATGAAGTATTAGAAGAAGGGGAGTTTGAACCTTTTATAGAGGAAATTTCAACTAAGGTATCAGGAAAGAAAGTTGCACTATTTGGCTCTTATGGTTGGGGAGATGGTAAATGGATGAGAGAATTTGAAGAAAGAATGACAGGATATGGATGCACTGTAATAGATGAACCATTAATAGTCCAAAATGAACCAGATGAAATGGCAGAAGAGTGCATAAATCTTGGTAAAAAAATAGCTAGTATATAA